One window from the genome of Streptomyces sp. NBC_00708 encodes:
- a CDS encoding serine/threonine protein kinase, whose amino-acid sequence MAYGTDGADLPEKVGGYAVERQLGAGGMGVVYLARSRGGRAVAVKVARSELAADPHFRTRFRAEVEAARSVGGFHTAPVVDADPDAAAPWLATAYIPGPTLAALVEAEGPMDEVRLRQLGAALAEALAAIHGCGLVHRDLKPGNIIMASDGPRVLDFGIARALESTRLTATGVAFGTPGFLAPEQAQGLEVGGPADVFALGAVLVAAAGGSAFGAGTPMGLMYRSVHEAPDLAAVPEGVRDVVASCLEKEPGRRPTPDALLDLFVPGAPAHAPTVAVPPEPADSIPPRHSQPPADATPPPPAYPPVAPTTPYPSPYPPAAAVPNPYAASPYGPSPYAPVAATPNPYAQGPGGGAWPQAPAVAAGGGDVDFVGLGTDSALVIDAVGVAFQSDAGIDAQFTWDEIGRVEYAVAGPKHLGVTVRLRTGAVHTWMLTARRRSRLREWTQDLPLILECYA is encoded by the coding sequence ATGGCGTACGGAACGGACGGGGCGGACCTGCCCGAGAAGGTCGGCGGATACGCCGTGGAGCGGCAGTTGGGCGCCGGCGGCATGGGGGTCGTCTATCTGGCCCGGTCGCGGGGCGGGCGCGCGGTCGCCGTGAAGGTCGCGCGGTCCGAACTGGCCGCCGATCCGCACTTCCGGACGCGGTTCCGGGCCGAGGTCGAGGCGGCGCGGAGCGTCGGCGGGTTCCACACGGCGCCGGTCGTCGACGCGGACCCGGACGCGGCGGCCCCCTGGCTCGCGACGGCGTACATACCCGGGCCCACGCTCGCCGCGCTCGTCGAGGCCGAGGGACCGATGGACGAGGTCCGGCTGCGGCAGCTGGGCGCCGCCCTCGCCGAGGCGCTGGCCGCCATCCACGGCTGCGGGCTCGTCCACCGGGACCTCAAGCCGGGCAACATCATCATGGCGTCGGACGGGCCGCGCGTCCTGGACTTCGGGATCGCGCGCGCCCTGGAGTCGACGCGGCTCACCGCGACCGGTGTGGCCTTCGGGACGCCGGGGTTCCTCGCCCCCGAACAGGCGCAGGGCCTCGAAGTCGGCGGCCCGGCCGATGTGTTCGCCCTCGGAGCGGTGCTCGTCGCGGCGGCGGGCGGCAGCGCGTTCGGGGCCGGGACGCCCATGGGGCTGATGTATCGGTCCGTGCACGAGGCGCCGGACCTGGCAGCGGTGCCGGAGGGGGTGCGGGACGTCGTCGCGTCCTGCCTGGAGAAGGAGCCGGGCCGGCGCCCGACCCCGGACGCCCTGCTGGACCTGTTCGTGCCCGGGGCTCCGGCGCACGCCCCGACCGTGGCCGTCCCTCCGGAGCCCGCCGACTCGATCCCGCCGCGGCACTCACAGCCGCCCGCCGACGCGACCCCGCCGCCGCCCGCGTACCCGCCGGTCGCGCCGACCACCCCGTACCCGTCCCCGTATCCGCCGGCCGCCGCGGTCCCGAACCCGTACGCGGCGTCCCCGTACGGCCCTTCGCCGTACGCACCGGTCGCCGCCACCCCGAACCCGTACGCGCAGGGGCCGGGGGGCGGGGCGTGGCCCCAGGCGCCGGCCGTGGCCGCCGGTGGCGGCGACGTCGACTTCGTGGGCCTGGGCACGGACAGCGCGCTGGTCATCGACGCGGTGGGGGTCGCGTTCCAGTCGGACGCCGGAATCGACGCGCAGTTCACCTGGGACGAGATCGGCCGGGTCGAGTACGCGGTGGCGGGCCCCAAGCACCTGGGCGTCACCGTCCGCCTGCGCACGGGCGCCGTCCACACCTGGATGCTCACCGCCCGCAGGCGGTCCCGCCTGCGGGAATGGACGCAGGACCTGCCGCTGATCCTGGAGTGCTACGCCTGA
- a CDS encoding AAA family ATPase: protein MPDSSPVTPSTTLTTSAFALTGDRAAAKADPALIAGDERHFAAIARCLEETVAELTAALDAARRAPGGVGRAAMDRDAEIHRLSARLRTLRRFGLDLCLGHMAGADGSEPVYVGRLGLTDSEGRRLLTDWRSPAAEPFFGATHGNPMGLASRRRYRWSGGRISDYWDEVFTPDAFAGHAALDDQSAFIASLGTNRSARMRDVLGTIQADQDAIIRAGSRGALVVDGGPGTGKTVVALHRAAYLLHADPRLGHRRGGVLFVGPHQPYLGYVADVLPSLGEDGVRTCTLRDLVPEGAAAVPEADPEVARLKASAELVRAVEAAVAFYEEPPTQGLTVTTPWADVRLTAAEWAVAFESAPGVPHNEARDAVLEEVLTILADKHADRQEEEVPGHLVRRALLRDRELMAAFDRAWPLLEAADLVGDLWSVPAYLRTCAPWLTREEVTRLQRPEPQAWTVSDLPVLDAARQRLGDPDAARRRRRNAATAAAERARRAEAIDSLLENAEIDESQGAVGMLRGRDLQDTLLDPDALSAAEPDELAGPFAHVVVDEAQELTDAEWQMLLQRCPSRSFTIVGDRAQARHGFTESWRERLERVGFDRITLSALTVNYRTPEEIMAAAEPVIRAALPNANVPVSIRSSGIPVAHGPVADLPAVLDTWLSTHPEGTACVIGAPAAFRPASPRVRSLTPTLSKGLEFDLVVLVEPERFGTGTGGAVDRYVAMTRATRELVVLSGA, encoded by the coding sequence GTGCCCGATTCGAGCCCTGTCACCCCCTCCACCACCCTCACCACGAGCGCCTTCGCGCTGACCGGCGACCGTGCCGCGGCCAAGGCCGACCCCGCCCTGATCGCCGGTGACGAGCGGCACTTCGCCGCTATCGCGCGCTGCCTGGAGGAGACCGTCGCCGAACTGACCGCCGCCCTCGACGCCGCCCGCCGCGCGCCGGGCGGGGTGGGCCGGGCGGCGATGGACCGGGACGCGGAGATCCACCGGCTGTCCGCCCGGCTGCGCACCCTGCGCCGCTTCGGCCTGGACCTGTGTCTCGGCCACATGGCCGGGGCGGACGGCTCCGAGCCGGTGTACGTGGGTCGCCTCGGTCTCACGGACAGCGAGGGCCGCCGGCTGCTGACCGACTGGCGCTCCCCCGCCGCCGAGCCGTTCTTCGGGGCGACGCACGGTAACCCGATGGGCCTGGCGAGCCGCCGCCGCTACCGGTGGTCCGGCGGCCGGATCAGCGACTACTGGGACGAGGTGTTCACCCCGGACGCCTTCGCCGGGCACGCCGCGCTCGACGACCAGTCGGCGTTCATCGCGAGCCTGGGCACCAACCGGTCGGCCCGGATGCGGGACGTGCTCGGCACCATCCAGGCGGACCAGGACGCGATCATCCGGGCCGGTTCGCGCGGCGCGCTGGTCGTCGACGGCGGTCCCGGCACCGGCAAGACGGTCGTCGCCCTGCACCGCGCCGCGTACCTCCTGCACGCCGATCCGCGCCTCGGGCACCGGCGCGGCGGCGTCCTGTTCGTCGGCCCGCACCAGCCGTACCTGGGATACGTGGCCGATGTGCTGCCGAGCCTCGGTGAGGACGGGGTGCGGACGTGCACCCTGCGCGACCTCGTCCCGGAGGGCGCGGCGGCCGTGCCCGAGGCCGATCCGGAGGTGGCCCGGCTGAAGGCGTCGGCGGAGCTGGTGCGGGCGGTCGAGGCGGCCGTCGCGTTCTACGAGGAGCCGCCCACCCAGGGCCTGACCGTCACGACGCCGTGGGCGGACGTCCGGCTGACCGCCGCCGAGTGGGCGGTGGCCTTCGAGTCGGCGCCGGGCGTCCCGCACAACGAGGCGCGGGACGCGGTCCTGGAGGAGGTCCTGACGATCCTGGCCGACAAGCACGCCGACCGGCAGGAGGAGGAGGTCCCCGGCCACCTGGTCCGGCGGGCGCTGCTGCGCGACCGCGAGCTGATGGCGGCCTTCGACCGGGCCTGGCCCCTGCTGGAGGCGGCGGACCTGGTCGGCGACCTCTGGTCCGTCCCGGCCTATCTGCGTACGTGCGCGCCCTGGCTCACCCGCGAGGAGGTGACCCGGCTCCAGCGCCCGGAACCCCAGGCGTGGACGGTGTCCGACCTGCCGGTCCTGGACGCGGCCCGGCAGCGGCTCGGTGACCCGGACGCGGCCCGCCGCCGGCGCCGCAACGCGGCCACGGCCGCCGCCGAACGGGCGCGCCGGGCCGAGGCCATCGACAGCCTCCTGGAGAACGCCGAGATCGACGAGAGCCAGGGCGCGGTCGGGATGCTGCGCGGCCGGGACCTCCAGGACACGCTGCTCGACCCGGACGCACTGTCCGCCGCCGAACCGGACGAGCTGGCGGGGCCGTTCGCCCATGTGGTGGTGGACGAGGCGCAGGAACTGACCGACGCGGAGTGGCAGATGCTGCTCCAGCGGTGCCCCTCGCGCAGCTTCACGATCGTCGGGGACCGCGCGCAGGCCCGGCACGGCTTCACGGAGTCGTGGCGGGAACGGCTGGAGCGCGTCGGCTTCGACCGGATCACCCTGTCCGCGCTGACCGTCAACTACCGCACGCCGGAGGAGATCATGGCGGCGGCGGAACCGGTGATCCGGGCCGCTCTGCCGAACGCCAACGTCCCGGTGTCCATCCGGAGCAGCGGCATCCCCGTCGCCCACGGCCCGGTCGCGGACCTGCCCGCCGTCCTCGACACCTGGCTGTCCACGCACCCCGAGGGCACGGCGTGCGTCATCGGCGCCCCGGCCGCGTTCCGCCCGGCCTCGCCCCGGGTCCGCTCGCTGACCCCGACGCTGTCGAAGGGCCTGGAGTTCGACCTGGTGGTCCTGGTCGAACCGGAGCGGTTCGGCACGGGGACCGGCGGGGCGGTCGACCGGTACGTGGCGATGACCCGGGCGACGCGGGAGCTGGTGGTGCTGTCGGGGGCGTAG
- a CDS encoding ATP-binding protein: MNAEITLVGTEFVQRFSATRRGARLARRLAVQQLDAWGAPYGSQLSDDVAVVVAELAANAVLHGYVTGRDFEVRVAPEAGGFRVEVSDARGERRPEPGGGGPAAEGGHGLRLVEALAAEWGVAERVVGKTVWARVAPGG, translated from the coding sequence ATGAACGCCGAAATCACCCTTGTGGGTACCGAGTTCGTCCAGCGCTTCAGCGCCACCCGCCGAGGGGCCCGCCTCGCCCGACGCCTCGCCGTGCAGCAACTCGACGCCTGGGGCGCCCCGTACGGGAGTCAGCTGTCCGACGACGTGGCGGTGGTCGTGGCCGAGCTGGCCGCGAACGCCGTGCTGCACGGCTACGTGACCGGGAGGGACTTCGAGGTGCGCGTGGCCCCCGAGGCGGGCGGGTTCCGCGTCGAGGTGTCGGACGCGCGCGGCGAGCGGCGTCCGGAGCCGGGCGGGGGCGGGCCCGCCGCCGAGGGCGGGCACGGGCTGCGGCTGGTCGAGGCGCTGGCGGCGGAGTGGGGCGTCGCCGAGCGGGTGGTCGGCAAGACCGTGTGGGCGCGGGTGGCCCCGGGCGGGTGA
- a CDS encoding helix-turn-helix transcriptional regulator codes for MTHTQREERPERPAESDGTAHLFRALGRQLKFLRERAGMSQKELASATHCGEDLISAMERGVRTPQVEFLALADRALNTGGFLSVAAEEVREALTRSRARHPGWFRDYARTEAEAVALHIYSTQAVPGLLQTEEYARAVFTQRRPLLDEQTIEKRVADRMARQQLFERWPAPTLSFLLEESILQRPIGGENVHRAQLQRLLTVGQMRNVELQVVTTDRTEHPSLDTSFTLVTPKGRQEAAYTETYGYARLITDPAEVRVFTERYGILRAQALSPRESLALIAKMLGDR; via the coding sequence ATGACGCACACGCAGCGTGAGGAACGGCCGGAGCGCCCGGCCGAATCGGACGGCACGGCGCACCTGTTCAGGGCGCTGGGCCGCCAGCTGAAGTTCTTGCGCGAACGCGCGGGGATGAGCCAGAAGGAGCTTGCGTCGGCGACGCATTGCGGCGAGGACCTGATCTCCGCGATGGAACGGGGGGTGCGGACCCCGCAGGTGGAGTTCCTGGCCCTGGCGGACCGGGCCCTGAACACGGGAGGTTTCCTGTCAGTAGCGGCGGAGGAGGTACGGGAGGCGCTGACGCGGTCGCGAGCACGGCATCCGGGGTGGTTCCGGGACTACGCCCGAACGGAAGCGGAGGCGGTCGCGCTGCACATCTACAGCACTCAGGCGGTCCCTGGCCTTCTCCAGACAGAGGAGTACGCCCGCGCAGTCTTCACCCAGCGGCGGCCACTGCTGGACGAGCAGACAATCGAGAAGCGCGTGGCTGACCGCATGGCCCGCCAGCAGCTCTTCGAACGCTGGCCCGCACCAACCCTCAGCTTCCTCCTGGAGGAGTCCATTCTCCAACGCCCGATCGGTGGGGAGAACGTCCACCGCGCCCAGTTGCAGCGTTTGCTGACGGTGGGCCAGATGCGCAACGTCGAGCTTCAGGTCGTGACGACCGACCGGACAGAGCATCCCAGCCTGGACACGTCGTTCACCCTCGTCACGCCGAAGGGGCGCCAGGAGGCCGCGTACACCGAGACCTACGGGTATGCAAGGCTGATCACGGACCCGGCTGAGGTGCGAGTCTTCACCGAACGCTATGGAATTCTGCGGGCGCAGGCTCTCTCCCCCAGGGAGTCCCTGGCACTCATTGCAAAGATGTTGGGAGACCGATGA
- a CDS encoding DUF397 domain-containing protein translates to MNTEQLHWFKSSYSGGEGGACIEVAYDWRKSSYSSGEGGECIEVASCATAIHVRDSKNIPGPHVDVAPTAWSAFVTYARQG, encoded by the coding sequence ATGAACACTGAGCAACTCCACTGGTTCAAGAGCAGCTACAGCGGCGGCGAGGGCGGCGCATGCATCGAGGTCGCCTATGACTGGCGCAAGTCGAGCTATAGCAGCGGCGAGGGCGGCGAGTGCATCGAGGTCGCGTCCTGCGCAACCGCGATCCACGTCCGGGACTCGAAGAACATCCCCGGTCCCCACGTCGACGTGGCGCCCACGGCCTGGTCCGCGTTCGTCACGTACGCCCGGCAGGGCTGA
- a CDS encoding DUF4333 domain-containing protein, protein MVAGAAAGTLVMLFASGCSFSVGGDKVVKKDEVAKQASAGLKKEVGRAPEDVTCEDDLKAKVGESVRCTLTDGGKKLGMTVTVKSVDGDDVNMDYKVDGDAGADGGASADPQPSDSAQPSESAGTDSASGSVDKAEVARQGKAALAAQVGKQPDSFTCPENLPAKVGATIRCQLADSGKQYGVTVTAKSVVGGKVNMDFKVDETPGG, encoded by the coding sequence ATGGTGGCGGGAGCAGCGGCCGGGACGCTGGTCATGCTCTTCGCGTCGGGCTGCTCGTTCAGCGTGGGCGGTGACAAGGTCGTCAAGAAGGACGAGGTCGCCAAGCAGGCCTCCGCCGGCCTGAAGAAGGAGGTCGGGCGGGCACCGGAGGACGTGACCTGCGAGGACGACCTCAAGGCCAAGGTCGGCGAGAGCGTGCGCTGCACGCTCACCGACGGCGGCAAGAAGCTCGGCATGACCGTCACCGTGAAGTCGGTGGACGGCGACGACGTGAACATGGACTACAAGGTCGACGGCGACGCCGGGGCCGACGGGGGCGCCTCCGCCGACCCCCAGCCCAGCGATTCGGCCCAGCCGTCCGAATCGGCGGGCACGGACAGCGCCTCCGGCTCCGTGGACAAGGCCGAGGTCGCCCGCCAGGGCAAGGCCGCCCTCGCCGCGCAGGTCGGCAAGCAGCCCGACTCCTTCACCTGCCCCGAGAACCTGCCCGCCAAGGTCGGCGCCACGATCCGCTGCCAACTGGCCGACAGCGGCAAGCAGTACGGAGTGACGGTCACCGCGAAGTCGGTTGTCGGCGGCAAGGTCAACATGGACTTCAAGGTGGACGAGACGCCGGGCGGCTGA
- a CDS encoding aminoglycoside phosphotransferase family protein, with amino-acid sequence MHGEAVVDRGRYPEAVTPWDDVEWRQSVLAWAERGLAARGRSAARLLAVRVRPWSVLMRLAAPGGPDVWCKANSPASAYEAGLTEALARWVPGQVLEPLAVDAERGWSLFPHGGTLFRDAHGTSGTGLRAWEEALRQYATVQRALSSRTGEIARLGVPDARTAVLPDVFDRIVEENAALDAGTRSALRALRPRLVGWCEELAALGIPDTLDHSDLHDGQIFAPAPGRFTFFDWGDAAVSHPFCSLHVPLGNAREQYGPQALPRLRDAYLDAWAGTGPTPAGLRRGAALARHLGAVNRACSWGRLFPTAARGLTAVTDAGGARSLSGLLADPAL; translated from the coding sequence ATGCACGGTGAGGCTGTGGTGGATCGCGGGCGGTACCCGGAGGCGGTGACCCCCTGGGACGATGTGGAGTGGCGGCAGTCCGTCCTCGCGTGGGCGGAACGGGGGCTGGCCGCTCGCGGGCGGTCTGCGGCGCGGCTGCTCGCCGTGCGGGTGCGGCCCTGGTCCGTGCTGATGCGCCTGGCGGCCCCCGGGGGTCCCGATGTGTGGTGCAAGGCCAACTCGCCCGCGAGCGCCTACGAGGCCGGGCTGACCGAGGCGCTGGCCCGCTGGGTTCCGGGGCAGGTGCTGGAACCGCTCGCCGTGGACGCGGAGCGCGGCTGGTCCCTCTTTCCGCACGGCGGCACGCTCTTCAGGGACGCGCACGGTACGAGCGGAACGGGCCTACGAGCCTGGGAGGAGGCGCTGCGCCAGTACGCGACCGTGCAACGCGCGCTGTCCTCCCGTACCGGGGAGATCGCCCGGCTCGGTGTCCCCGACGCGCGTACGGCGGTCCTCCCCGACGTCTTCGACCGGATCGTCGAGGAGAACGCCGCCCTGGACGCCGGCACCCGCTCGGCACTGCGGGCGCTGCGCCCGCGCCTCGTGGGGTGGTGCGAGGAGCTGGCCGCGCTCGGCATCCCCGACACGCTCGACCACTCCGACCTGCACGACGGGCAGATCTTCGCCCCCGCGCCGGGCCGCTTCACCTTCTTCGACTGGGGGGACGCGGCGGTCTCCCATCCGTTCTGCAGCCTGCACGTGCCGTTGGGCAACGCGCGCGAACAGTACGGGCCGCAGGCGCTGCCCCGGCTGCGTGACGCCTACCTCGACGCGTGGGCCGGGACGGGGCCGACGCCCGCCGGACTGCGGCGCGGGGCCGCTCTGGCCCGGCACCTGGGGGCCGTCAACCGGGCGTGCTCCTGGGGCCGGCTCTTCCCCACGGCGGCACGGGGGCTGACGGCCGTGACGGACGCCGGGGGCGCACGGTCGCTGTCCGGGCTGCTGGCCGACCCGGCGCTGTGA
- a CDS encoding class I SAM-dependent methyltransferase, translating into MTDDAFAHPRLAALYDPLDPDRSDLDAYVRMAEEFDAHRVLDIGCGTGVFALMLADRGKEVVGVEPAQASLDVARAKPGGERVRWIRGDATDLPPLRVDLATMTANVAQAIVDPDAWRATLRGAHAALRPGGRLVFETRVPARRAWEEWTRERSHSVTEVPGTGAVETWVDVTEVAGALVTFRWTYRFAADGQVLTSDSTLRFREREEAGADLEAAGYVVEDVREAPDRPGREYVFVARRP; encoded by the coding sequence ATGACCGACGACGCCTTCGCCCACCCGCGCCTCGCCGCGCTCTACGACCCCCTCGACCCCGACCGCAGCGACCTCGACGCGTATGTACGGATGGCGGAGGAGTTCGACGCACACCGCGTACTCGACATCGGCTGCGGTACCGGGGTCTTCGCCCTGATGCTGGCGGATCGCGGGAAGGAGGTCGTCGGGGTCGAGCCCGCGCAGGCGTCCCTCGATGTCGCCCGCGCCAAGCCGGGCGGTGAGCGCGTCCGCTGGATCCGCGGTGACGCCACGGACCTTCCGCCGTTGCGTGTCGACCTCGCGACGATGACCGCGAACGTCGCGCAGGCCATCGTGGACCCCGACGCCTGGCGGGCGACCCTGCGGGGAGCCCACGCGGCGCTGCGGCCCGGCGGGCGGCTGGTGTTCGAGACGCGGGTGCCGGCGCGGCGGGCCTGGGAGGAGTGGACCCGCGAGCGGTCCCACAGCGTGACCGAGGTGCCCGGGACCGGTGCCGTCGAGACCTGGGTCGATGTGACCGAGGTGGCCGGGGCCCTGGTGACCTTCCGCTGGACCTACCGGTTCGCGGCGGACGGCCAGGTGCTGACCTCGGACTCGACGCTGCGCTTCCGTGAACGGGAGGAGGCCGGGGCGGACCTGGAGGCGGCGGGATACGTCGTGGAGGACGTCCGCGAGGCGCCGGACCGGCCGGGACGGGAGTACGTGTTCGTGGCGCGACGGCCGTGA
- a CDS encoding TIGR03619 family F420-dependent LLM class oxidoreductase, whose translation MRIATTIFLTDETITPVRLAHQLEQRGFAGLYLPEHTHIPVSRDTPYPAGGELPREYGRTLDPFVALAQAAAVTERLALGTGITLIAQHDPIDLAKQIATLDHLSAGRFTFGIGYGWNVEEAADHGVEWPTRRSLGRERLALMRALWAAEPTAYEGEFGSVRASHAYPKPYRPQGPRTLLGGAAGSKLFERIAESADGWLPIGGRGLTESVPRLRTAWEAAGRDPKDLHVVPYAVVPAPGKLAHYADLGIEEVVLQLPPAPEPEVLRTLDAYAAYL comes from the coding sequence ATGCGGATCGCGACCACGATCTTCCTCACCGACGAGACCATCACCCCGGTGCGGCTGGCGCACCAGCTCGAACAGCGCGGGTTCGCCGGGCTCTACCTGCCCGAGCACACCCACATCCCGGTGAGCAGGGACACCCCCTACCCGGCGGGCGGCGAGCTGCCCCGCGAGTACGGCCGCACCCTGGACCCGTTCGTCGCCCTCGCGCAGGCCGCCGCGGTGACCGAGCGGCTGGCCCTGGGCACCGGGATCACCCTGATCGCCCAGCACGACCCGATCGACCTGGCCAAGCAGATCGCCACCCTCGACCACCTCTCCGCCGGCCGCTTCACCTTCGGTATCGGCTACGGCTGGAATGTCGAGGAGGCCGCCGACCACGGCGTCGAGTGGCCGACCCGCCGCAGCCTGGGCCGTGAGCGCCTGGCGCTGATGCGGGCGCTGTGGGCTGCGGAACCCACGGCGTACGAGGGTGAGTTCGGCTCGGTGCGGGCGAGTCACGCGTACCCGAAGCCATACCGGCCGCAGGGCCCCCGCACCCTCCTCGGCGGCGCGGCGGGCTCCAAACTGTTCGAGCGCATCGCGGAGTCGGCGGACGGCTGGCTGCCCATCGGCGGCCGGGGCCTCACGGAGTCCGTGCCCCGCCTCCGCACCGCCTGGGAGGCGGCCGGCCGCGACCCGAAGGACCTCCACGTCGTCCCGTACGCGGTCGTCCCGGCCCCGGGGAAGCTGGCCCACTACGCGGACCTGGGCATCGAGGAGGTCGTCCTCCAGCTGCCTCCGGCCCCGGAACCGGAGGTGCTGCGGACGCTGGACGCGTACGCGGCGTACCTGTAG
- a CDS encoding siderophore-interacting protein, whose translation MGHGWEGVVLKLMRGRDFTFTVTATEPPADGFRRVAVTDGGLLAATGGAHPTMWVRLWFDRSGKPHQRAYTLVDPDPEAGTFTLEFALHEGPATDWALAARPGDTIDATLQGTGFSLPDPTPSRLVVIGDPASLPAMNSLLDALPDTPATLWYETAPGASDEPPLRLDPDRHTLHRVERHGRGPALIDAVKSGLPEVLGEDASGAYVWIACDTATTRSLSSYVRRDLAVPKERVHALGYWRAG comes from the coding sequence ATGGGGCACGGCTGGGAGGGCGTCGTCCTCAAGCTCATGCGAGGACGCGACTTCACGTTCACGGTCACCGCGACCGAGCCGCCCGCCGACGGCTTCCGGCGCGTCGCCGTCACGGACGGCGGGCTGCTCGCCGCGACCGGCGGGGCCCACCCGACGATGTGGGTCAGGCTCTGGTTCGACCGGTCCGGCAAACCGCACCAGCGCGCGTACACCCTGGTCGACCCGGACCCGGAAGCCGGCACGTTCACGCTGGAGTTCGCCCTGCACGAGGGGCCGGCCACGGACTGGGCGCTGGCCGCGCGGCCGGGCGACACGATCGACGCCACCCTCCAGGGCACCGGCTTCTCGCTGCCCGACCCCACGCCCTCCCGGCTCGTCGTGATCGGTGACCCGGCGTCCCTGCCCGCGATGAACTCCCTGCTCGACGCGCTGCCGGACACCCCGGCGACCCTCTGGTACGAGACCGCGCCCGGCGCGTCCGACGAGCCGCCGCTGCGCCTGGACCCGGACCGCCACACGCTCCACCGGGTCGAGCGCCACGGCCGGGGCCCGGCGCTCATCGACGCGGTGAAGTCGGGGCTGCCCGAGGTACTGGGCGAGGACGCCTCGGGCGCGTACGTCTGGATCGCCTGCGACACGGCGACGACCAGGTCCCTGTCCTCGTACGTACGCAGGGACCTGGCCGTCCCCAAGGAGCGGGTGCACGCGCTCGGTTACTGGCGCGCGGGCTGA
- a CDS encoding MFS transporter has product MGRANEQPERAGLVAQLRNPPGGRDARIMLRALAVDRTGTGLWAASSVLYLTFVTHLSAQQIGVLLGTAGVAGIAGSPLAGRLAGRFPVRSLLIGCHLLRLVTLALVLLCTSFGALLVVVAVTYLGDRAAKTLEMLFATRAAGERRAAYQALSRSAANAGYGVGAGLAAIGLAVGTTDAYRVLILGNALSFLVAAVLVWRTEEQGGRAASTGPAVRPGRAKGPWRDRGYLRFVLLDIPMNLDDSVLGVGLPLWLVSRTDAPHALVPAFLVINTVLVVLLQLAVSRRAEGPRGAVRALALYGVLMFVTCALLAGAAGCGTWTAAAVLLAAAVLVTTAELMRSVSSWELAVLLAPPDERAAYLGVAGMSQSIQKSAGPPLLTGVVMAAGPAGWLVLGVAVAGLAVAQRRCCARRLEAFEGRPADPQPARQ; this is encoded by the coding sequence GTGGGGCGCGCCAACGAACAGCCTGAACGGGCGGGCCTGGTCGCCCAGTTGCGCAACCCGCCGGGCGGCAGGGATGCCCGGATCATGCTGCGCGCCCTGGCCGTCGACCGCACCGGAACCGGCCTGTGGGCGGCCTCCTCGGTCCTCTACCTCACCTTCGTCACCCACCTCAGCGCCCAGCAGATCGGCGTCCTGCTGGGTACGGCGGGCGTCGCCGGCATCGCGGGCTCACCCCTGGCCGGACGCCTGGCCGGCCGCTTCCCGGTCCGTTCGCTGCTGATCGGCTGCCATCTGCTGCGTCTGGTGACGCTGGCCCTGGTGCTGCTCTGTACGAGCTTCGGGGCGCTGCTCGTCGTGGTCGCGGTGACCTACCTCGGGGACCGGGCGGCCAAGACCCTGGAGATGCTGTTCGCGACCCGTGCGGCCGGCGAACGCCGGGCCGCCTACCAGGCGTTGTCCCGCAGCGCCGCCAATGCCGGCTACGGCGTCGGCGCGGGGCTCGCCGCCATCGGCCTGGCGGTCGGCACGACGGACGCCTACCGCGTCCTGATCCTCGGCAACGCGCTCTCCTTCCTCGTCGCGGCCGTGCTGGTGTGGCGTACGGAAGAGCAGGGCGGCCGGGCGGCCTCCACCGGGCCCGCCGTGCGGCCGGGCCGCGCCAAGGGCCCCTGGCGGGACCGGGGTTACCTGCGCTTCGTGCTCCTCGACATCCCCATGAACCTCGACGACTCGGTGCTCGGCGTCGGCCTCCCGCTGTGGCTCGTCAGCCGCACCGACGCGCCGCACGCCCTCGTCCCGGCCTTCCTGGTCATCAACACCGTGCTCGTGGTGCTGCTCCAGCTCGCCGTCTCCCGGCGGGCGGAGGGCCCACGCGGTGCGGTGCGTGCGCTGGCGCTGTACGGGGTCCTGATGTTCGTCACCTGCGCCCTGCTGGCCGGGGCGGCCGGCTGCGGCACCTGGACGGCGGCGGCGGTCCTGCTCGCGGCGGCGGTCCTGGTCACGACGGCGGAGCTGATGCGCTCGGTCAGCTCCTGGGAACTGGCCGTCCTGCTGGCCCCGCCGGACGAACGCGCCGCCTACCTCGGCGTCGCCGGCATGTCCCAGTCCATCCAGAAGTCGGCGGGCCCGCCGCTGCTGACCGGGGTCGTGATGGCGGCGGGCCCGGCGGGCTGGCTGGTGCTGGGGGTCGCGGTGGCGGGCCTGGCGGTGGCGCAACGGCGTTGCTGCGCACGGCGGCTGGAGGCGTTCGAGGGCCGGCCGGCCGACCCTCAGCCCGCGCGCCAGTAA